The segment CGCATCTAATAAAGTGAGGATTTCTTTTTCACTGAGTTTTTCAAGAGTTTGGAAAATCGCTGGATGCTGCTTTAATTTTTCCAAAAAGTCCGCAAAAGTCTGACCTTCAATAATGGTAATAGCATATTGTGCAACATCGCCTATGACTAATTTATTCATTAATTGATCAGGGGTTAATTTCCCAGATAATAGATAAGTACCTGCTTTTAATTTTTTATCTGCTTTGTTTATTTTTACCCATAGCAAGAACTGTTTAGATTGGATTTCACTGAGTATATTCTGTTCTTTTAATAATGCTGCCACCCCTTTTACGCTCATACCACGTTTAATGCTCAAGGTATGCTCTGTATTTCCCAGCATCAGTGGTGCATGTGCAAACCTTAGCTCTATATAAATTGCCAAAGACACGCTCACAATAATAGCCAGACAAATTGCAGTGATCTTAGGTAGCAAAATACGTTTCCTGTTTGAGTATTGTTTGAAGCATTTTAGTTAAACTGCCAACCTTGTAAGTTTGGTGCAGCAGCCTTCGAATAGGCCAAATACCTATTATACTATTACACACAAAAATTTCTTCGGCCTTTGCTAAATCACTGGCAAATAATAGTCGCTCTTCTACAAAATATCCTTTTTTTTGCAGATAGTTTAGCAAATAAGCTCGCATCACACCGTATACACCACTGTCTTTTAAGCAAGGCGTGAAAATCTGCCCATTGATGACAACAAATAAATTACTTTTGCTGCCTTCAATAACGTTACCCTTTGCGTTGCACAATAAAACTTCCTGACACCTATTGGAAGCCTCAATGCTTGCAAGCACTTGAGATAAACGATTTAAATGTTTGATACCTGCTAATTGAGGATCAATAGGCAATACAATATTGCTCCACCCAGCCTCTATACCCTCTGTGCTGAAAGCTTCTGGATAAATAGGGTAATTACGTTGTAGCAGTATAATGTTAGGCTGCGAATTATGATGAGGTTTGTAGCCCTTACCACCCTGTCCACGTGTAATAATGAGCTTTAAGACCCAAATTGTCTGGACTCTATTTGCTTTTGCAATAAAGGCATTTACTTCGTTCAGCAAAACTTCAAAATCTATAATAGGAAAGAAAAGCTTTTCTAAACCGAGCTTCAAACGCTGAAGATGATAATTGTAGAAAATATTTTGTTGTAGGGTATCTATATTTCGGATGGTGATGGTTTCAAAGACACCATCACCATAGTGCAATCCTCTATCATAAAAAAGAGAATTGCTTTGAATACGATCTATTTTTCCATTCGCTAAAAAGCTAAATGCGTCGGAATACCAATGCTCCATTCGTTCCGCCAAAGCCGAATGAATTAGACATTGTTACTTCAAGCTTCATCTCTCTTGCATGATGAGGAACGTAATCTAAATCACATTCAGGATCAGGCTCATCAAGATTAATCGTTGGAGGAACAACTTGATCACGCAAAGCCAGAATCGAAAAAATAGCTTCTACTACACCTGCAGCCCCTAATAAATGGCCTGTCATAGATTTAGTTGAACTAATAGCTACTTTTTTAGCTTGCTCTCCCAATGCAACTTTAATCGCAAGGGTTTCACTAATATCGCCAACATGGGTTGAAGTTGCGTGTGCGTTTACATAATCAACTTGCTCAGGTGAGATACTCGCATCTTTAAGTGCAATCGTCATTGCTTGAGCTTCGCCAACACCGCCTTCAGAGGTTTGTGTAATATGATGTGCAGAACCACTCATACCAAAACCAGCGAGTTCAGCATAAATTGTAGCACCACGCTTTTTAGCATGCTCGTACTCTTCTAAAACAATTGCACCTGCGCCATCGCCAAGAACAAAACCATCACGGTTTTTATCCCAAGGCCTACTGGCTTGTTCTGGATTATCATTGTTTGTAGAGAGTGCGCGCGCAGCAGCAAATCCACCTAAGCCTAGCGGTGTACTCGCTTTCTCAGATCCGCCAGCAACCATAACGTCTGCATCACCATAGGCAATACAGCGTGCA is part of the Candidatus Berkiella cookevillensis genome and harbors:
- the pabC gene encoding aminodeoxychorismate lyase; the protein is MEHWYSDAFSFLANGKIDRIQSNSLFYDRGLHYGDGVFETITIRNIDTLQQNIFYNYHLQRLKLGLEKLFFPIIDFEVLLNEVNAFIAKANRVQTIWVLKLIITRGQGGKGYKPHHNSQPNIILLQRNYPIYPEAFSTEGIEAGWSNIVLPIDPQLAGIKHLNRLSQVLASIEASNRCQEVLLCNAKGNVIEGSKSNLFVVINGQIFTPCLKDSGVYGVMRAYLLNYLQKKGYFVEERLLFASDLAKAEEIFVCNSIIGIWPIRRLLHQTYKVGSLTKMLQTILKQETYFAT
- the fabF gene encoding beta-ketoacyl-ACP synthase II, producing MTRMRRVVVTGLGIISPVGNEVETAWRAILAGKSGIGLIDTLDVSEFSARIGGLVRGFDPLNYGISIKDARKMDDFVQYGYAAAVRAIEDAGLTQPENPERCGVSMGSGIGGLGFIEKSHDVYRDSGPRRISPFFIPGAIINITSGHVSIRFGFKGPNLAIATACSTGCHSVGIAARCIAYGDADVMVAGGSEKASTPLGLGGFAAARALSTNNDNPEQASRPWDKNRDGFVLGDGAGAIVLEEYEHAKKRGATIYAELAGFGMSGSAHHITQTSEGGVGEAQAMTIALKDASISPEQVDYVNAHATSTHVGDISETLAIKVALGEQAKKVAISSTKSMTGHLLGAAGVVEAIFSILALRDQVVPPTINLDEPDPECDLDYVPHHAREMKLEVTMSNSFGFGGTNGALVFRRI